The following DNA comes from Eriocheir sinensis breed Jianghai 21 chromosome 5, ASM2467909v1, whole genome shotgun sequence.
CGAGTACAATGTTATAAGTATTTAGGAGTGCAACTTAGTTTTAAGAAGTATACCCATTGTGTTGACTATGTACGCAATCTCTGTCTACCTCGCCTTGCCCCGTTACGTGTATTAGCAAACAGGGGTCTTGGAGCAGGAATTCCCATTCTTAGGATGTTCTATCTCTCTGCCATTCGGTCTCTGATCGATTATGCTGCACCAGTTCTGGTGCGTTGTAGCCCCTCTCAACTGAAGCCCCTGGAGCTCATACAAAATGAGGCAATGCGGATTATTCTGGGTTGTTCCAGGACGGCAAAGCTTGAAGTCTTCCGAGCTGAGTTGGAACTGCCCATTGTTGTTTGCAGAATTCAGGAAATTACTTGCCGCACAGTCTGCCGCATGGTTTGTCATGGGGACACTCAGTTTAGGCAGGCTCTTGGTAACTTTCAGCCCACCCCTAACATTCCAGCGAAATCGTACCTTAGAAAGCTTCACAAGCTCTTATCTGACCTTGGTGTCCTTGAACCGTGTCTTGCCCTCATTAGCAGCCCTTGTTGGAAACCTCATAGGGTCAGTGTTGATATAGAAAAATTACACAGTCTCCAGACATGAGATCCAACTGATAGCTACAGGGAGCGGCTGCAGGATAACATGATTGTTTCAAAAAATCATATCTTTGTACTCCACAAAACATCACAGACACATTTCCAAGCCCGTATGGGACTTTATCACAAGATAAAAGTAGCTATCAGATAAGTAGAAAATAAAACTTAAAATAATTATTGATAATCCATAATATTCTTAGAGAATGGCATCTTCATACATTTACAGTCTCCAGACATGAGATCCAACCAAAAGCTACAGGGAGAGGTTGCAGGATAATGCTAGTTGGCAACATGAATGAAAGGGTTGGAAATAGTGAAACTACAGGTGTGGTCAGTGGTGTACCGAGGGGGGGGgcatggggccatggccccccccccccctttgcaaagaataataataatgaataaataaatgttacaggaaaataataggaatatgtatattagtgttacgattacgaatgtgtgtgtgtgtgtgtgtgtgtgtgtgtgtgtgtgtgtgtggagttgagagctcagtggcaccaagtgaccgagttatttcccctttggttttgttttgagttaattaaGATGTTAAATGATgcgttcataaaattgtgtgtagagtgcgatgtcaagctgtcaactgaaagcggcggaggggtgtttgtagcgggagcggggagacaggaagaagaggaatacgagattgggatggctctggcagagagagagggtacgaaagtcgtaagtgtgccttctctccttcttgcctctcatatttacttgattttaggtgtaaggtgcagtcaaagtgattggaggattATATGATTATACTGTAGGGGCACCAAGTGAATCTGTCTGGTGACAGTGGGGAGTATGTAATAAttgattctgtattatgacggggagagtggcaggcgacgcaaGACGCGTATGGAACCTGCAAGGTCGACCTTTGCcactatattaccacctttaatgactgTTTCATGCTTGACAGTTGGCTGAgtaactattgtatgttcagcactttaacaatggagctgctgagttaaataagagcaggtgatctattctgagaaacattcattgacgacgtaggcttaCGTgaccgtagcctattcatgttatccgtataatattttctgacctcaaattccaaatttctgaaaattatgattgatagacttcattttctgtttatttagtaCTCTTTtactatagcgtgtgtcatttcttgaattcacgcagtcttgggatttgtgcctttccattcattacatatttcctccttggtcacaaaacgccagaaaacgcttcacgtacatactctatctggtgtaagaaagtcaccactgacttggctgatgccccggatgattcagttaatcaggtaggtaaataatgaaataatgattaagaataattactgcaaaacacattaggtgaagaatcagcagccaagcctaatctaaagcaataagtgacccaggttttctcatgagtttggaagtgctcacctcagttctaagtgttactaaacccttgccagaaaagctgcaggggtcacaacaagaactgatgggtgctcttggaagtgtacagagctgcaaagatgcatttcagtcccatcgtgatggaaataagttcaaccaacttttcgcccaagctgaggaaaggtacggagatatcatccagaagccttgaacaatcagtggtcatcagaaacataattaaggctaaccctccaacagcaactccataggagtactatcgaagagctatttttctcccattttcggacactgctttAGCACAACTCtcggaaaggtttgcatctaaacacattaggagttttttgttgggaaatcttgttccctctctttcagtttatactgattttagtgaactgaagaaggcagttgaattttatggaaaatttcttgatggagatgcagatctcattgaagatgaatatctacgggggcagagttattggaagcgttgtgaatctcatgagaggtcaaagcaagttgttgagacattgggatgtgccaaaaaattgggcacatattcaaaattttccaccttattgcaagtttttcaaccctacctgttagcacttccaccaatgagcgatcctttagcacccttaaattgcttaaaacataccttggGAACCcaatgagtgaaagtcgtttagatggactggccttactttgtctattgtgacacaaatcttgatcatgaagtccttgatgaatttgcacgtaagaacagacgcataaatttgaggtaaaccagtttcaatgtattgttgttaacagtaacttatctaattcatctagttaatttttattttatattcataaaatacctgacccagtttccatgtatcttgtaaaaatatgtatttttatttttttatttttttttacgttgcctattgcgccggtaggcatcttcccggtggggcctgatggtcggcccaaggcttcttccaggtggggcctgatggtcggcccagcccgttctggcgcaggcgagtgtttatagtggcgccatcttgcattggctcatgctgcccccgggaactcgttcttgattcgcttggacggcttcctctagagtccgggttgatgggtggtcttcaggacagcatgtgggtagttttaagccactcggcggtgactgaaaaatccgagtggtagcgtaaggattcgaacccgcgtcgtccatcacgcggcgaatgtgggtccagtacgctatcacttcggccaccgcctaccctaagagTATTACAGCaccagcctgtataaacgaagaatatacatgttatatgaatataacttttttttttccttgccagtatattacttttttatcagaacatgcAGTTCTAAAGTAAGCAGTGTTGTTttgagggtaaatttttgcagtccaaatcacagaaatgaacaagatttcaAAAGTAATGTttgctcaagtaacataaaattaggacttttaagattatttaaatctcccagatttatgttgtacttatatgctaccaacaaacttctaaaatgtacaatgtatgtatatgtacgtATCAATacagatatgtataaaaaataataaatttaccctagcgaatcctcaagctgtatgggatccctgcgcttgcaataatactggatgcagaaaatatatatatatatatatatatatatatatatatatatatatatatatatatatatatatatatatatatataatatatatatatatatatatatatattggtcaccccccttttcaattttctgggtacgccactggGTGTGGTAGGGAAGTGGGGTGTGGAGGGTGTAAATGAGAATGGTGAGCAATTGGTGGACATAAGTGCTGGAAGAGAATTGTTTATAGTGAACACCTTCTTTCACCACAAAATGATCCATAGGTATACACTGCATTGATTACACTGCACTCGCGATCAGAAACTTTGAAAGGATGTAATATATGTAAAGGTAGTAAATGTTCATGTTCCAAGGATCAGATACTATTTTAGCAAAGATCAGGATGAAAGGTTGATGGGGATATAGTAGGAGTAAGGGTGAATAAAGTGTTAGCTagtgaaaagatagatagaaaagaggCAAGAGAGGAATATGAGAGTAAAGTATGTGAGAGACTGAGAGAAGCCAGGACAGCAGTTGGAGAAGAAACAAGTTTGGATCCTGCATTCAGTCTGCTTAAAGGTGTAGTGACTACTGCGACATCTGAAGCGGTTggagggtggaagaaagggaagtgcaTGGAGGACACATGAGAAAAAAGAGGCAACAGAAGATAAGGATTTGGTAAATGAGAGTAAAAGGAAAGTAGATGAGGAGTTTGGTAGGAAGTtgaatgacaatttttttgagaATAAAAAGTTGTTTTGAAAAGATGGttaaaagacaaagaggaggaatggggtgaatgagtgtgtgagtgaagaGGATAGTGCTCTTATGAGTAgtaaagaggaggtgaaaggagtaTGGAAGACATTTTGAATGCTTAATGAATGCCAAGATGGAAGGGGAAGCAagttgcgacaaggcatcgtcccttcagattggaaaaaggctaacgtgacaccgatttttaagaaaggagacaaaaaagtaccaggtaattacaggcccattagtctaacttcggttgtaggtaagctacttgagggcataattagagacaaaattgtgagttaccttgaaagccactcattaattggggactcacaacatggcttccgaaacaaaagatcctgcctatcaaatctattaaccttttataacgacctcttcactgtttataacgtaaccaaatcactggacgtagtctatcttgatttccagaaagcgtttgataaagtcccgcatcataaattactttacaaattaaagcaaataggtattgacggtcaagtaaaccaatggatcgcgaattggttgagcaacagacaataaagagtagtgattgacggatttaactcagagtgggcgccggtcactagtggcgtccctcagggctcggttcttggcccagtgctcttcattatttacatcaacgacgtggatgttggactcaataaccgcattagtaaatttgcagacgacacaaagattggtaactcggttctcactgacgaagacaggcaaagcctccaagaggatttgcacaaaatttcagcttggtcggatagatgggagatgcccttcaacgtaggcaagtgccaggtccttcaagttggaacgaggaagaagaagttcgattacgaaatgcgcggcattaaactcaaaagcgttcaatgcgtcaaggacctgggggtcaaaatcgcgtcaaacctcaaattctcacagcaatgcatcgatgcagcaaataaagcgaacagaatgttgggctccatttaaaagaaactttttatttaagaataaagatgtaatactcccgctctacaacagtttagtcagaccccacttggaatatgcggtacagttttggtctccccaccatgcaaaggatattgctaaattagaaggtgttcagcgttgggcaacaaaaattatcccttccttgcgcaacaaatcctacgaagaaaggctttctacccttaacatgttctctcttgagaaacgtcgcctccgaggaaaactgatcgaatgttttaaaatacttaatggtttcacgaatgtagacagatcaacattgtttatgatcgatgacactttgcgcacgaggaacaatggcgtaaaactcagatgtagacaagtaaattcagactgcaccaaatttttcttcaccaacattgtagtgcgagaatggaataagctcccaccatcagtggtccagtgtaacacgattgactccttcaaaaataagctcgaccgtcaattccttcaacttaatatcaactagagtagaaatgcaatgttttggagtcttctgattaatgtaaaatagtGTCAAGCATGGGAATGGAAGCAGGGAAAAAGTGTGCGCAGAGAGGAAATAGtaaagaagaggtaaaaaaagcAATAGCTAGACTAAAGTGTAGCAAAGCGCAGGTGTAGGTAGATGGAATAACAGTAGAAATGTGAAAGCATGGATGAAGAGATAGAATGGATGTTGTTGATGTGTGACTGTgcatggagacagagagaggtacCAGATGAGTGGAGAAAGGCAAAGGTAGTAGTAATAACTATAAGGGAATATGTTTTCTTAGTTTGCCAGAAGTATATGAGAGAGTTTTGACAGAGATTGATGGAAGTAACAGGAGGAAAGGttagtaaagaggaaggagggtttaGGAAGGGAAAAGGTTGTGTAGATCAGCAATCTGCAATTATAATAATTTTAGAGGAGTATttgtaaaaaggtaaaaaattgTACACAGCCTTCATGGACCTAGAGAAACCATATgataggatggaaagggaggCTCTATGAAGTGCTCTAAATATATATGGGGTGAGAGGACAGTTACTGGAAGGAGTTAAGGCCTTCTGTAGGGATGCAAATGCATGGGTAAGAGTGGATGGAGAACTCAGCGAGAGTTTTGCCATAGGATTGGGAGTGGGACAGGGATGTGATGTTGCCATCGCTGTTCAATATTTTCATGGATAGTTGTATGAGGAAAATGAAAGCCAAAGTGGGAAAAGTAGAAGCAAGAAGTTGAATGGAGTGAGTTGGGTCGTGGTTGCATGTCTATTTGCAGATGATACTATGTTGCTtgcagagagtgaggaggagcttcagagtggtagatgaatttTATAATGTGTGTGGGAGAAGGAAACTAAAAGTGAATGTAGGGAAAGGTAATGTTTTTTGAGAGGAGGGATGTAGAGGTATGTAAAATTAGGACACCGTGTAGAGTGTACCAGCAGAAAGATGTGGAATTGTTTTACGAGGTGCAAGAATGTAATCATAATCATGACCATGTCTGGAAACTAATGAAATGATTCTCCAGAGATGTATGCTTGATACACCACATATACATCTAAATACAGTACTGGACAAAAACTTACTCTCTGATAAACTATTCAGTACAATACAAACATGAGAAATGTAGTTTCTTAAATTAATACAGTATTTCAGCTAAGCAGCTTAATGGCCAGAACCATGATTCTTAGCATTAGCTTGATTCTGTGAAACATTTATTGATAAGTTCCTTTGTCGTTTTGCAGCCTTATCAATAAGGTTACCCCTCCCGCTTTCGGCCTTTGCCAAAAGGTGCAGCTCCTCTTGGCATGCCAGTAATACGTCTTGCCACCGAAGTAGGCTGACAAGGTATTTTACCACGGCCAGCTCCTGTCTTACCTACACCTGATGATGCAGCATTGAAAAAAATGCTGGTTAATTGACTGGTAGTTCTAACTGCTTTGAAAAAAATGCTGGTTAATTGACTGGTAGTTCTAACTGCTTTTAGTTTCTTTATAAACTTATGCAAACCTGCAAGAACATCATCTTCATATTTACTAAACAGCTCCAGCAAAGTGCTGTTCATTTCATTTATCCCCTCTACACCAGCTCTTGATGGCTTAACATTATTTCCAACTAACTCACTGTTGTCATTTTGGGGCACAGATTCAGTGGATGTGGACTGCATCAGCTCTAGTCCTTCCCTGACATAGTTACTGCTGTGCTCATCAGGTATGGCAGGCGAATTGCTCCTGCtatgttcttgtttttctgtcttATGAGATGTGGATGTTGTTACAGCAGTTTTTTCATTATGATTACAAGATGGACCACTGGAGTTTTCCTGCTTATTAGGACATTCCTTAAAGTCAGCAAAGAAATCAAGAGGGGGCACATTTTCTTTGCCAAGAACTATACCTGCAAGCCACTGCCTATTTTCAGGGGTATTGCTAAATATCTGTGGCAACTGCAGGAGGTAAGCCTCTGAGCATGCTATTTGGTGTTTACATGCTTGACCTGTCTGACCAATTTTGCACTCACATATACCAGTTTTTAAATCAACAACATACTGTACACCAgtctcattactactactaccgggAAATTGAACTTTTGGCTGGTTTTGTTGGTTTTCTTCAGCCCAGTGCAACATCACAGAGACATGTCTGCATATACTTATCATATATTTCATTCATGAAGATTAGCAACTGAGTGATATTGTAGGCCTTGCATCTGGAAGGGAAAAATATCAATCAGTactagaaaacaaaacaaggcaaTCAGATTAGTGCAATATGTATATACTGTACACAGGGAAAGTGCTTGGAGTCTATATTGTAAAGtaaaaggagagtgggtcaatagAATCATCTTTGGGAGGATGGCCATAACAGTAACATTCAAGTATAAGGTCACTATGTACAGTAAAATTATATTAAGGAGGTAACCAGGacttaaaagagaaaaagagttgaTGCAGAGTGCAGTAAAATAGCCCAGTGAATGGTGAAACAGGGGTCACCAAAAGATCAGCCACCCCAATGTAACCTTCATTCTATGAGTATTTTAAACAGATTAACATGTAATACCTAACCTAGGGCTACCCATGCATACGCTCTGTGACATAATTATCACACTTACATGGACTTATTGATCTATGTAATTGGCAGGTATTACTAAAGGTTACTTGCATAAGGCAAGTCAGATGTTATGGGTAAATCACACAATCTAAGCAAGTCAGATGTTATGGGTAAATCACACAATCTAATTTGGGATAAGTTGAGTTAGGTGAGGTTCATTAGTTTATTACCAGTGCTCAAAATTACAACAGCACAGGACATGATAGTTGCTTTTACTAAAAAGATAACTGATCATCAGGTGATGTGTGACGTATAAACTCTTCTAACCTGTTAAGGATGACATCTTTGATGATTGCTATGTTGGCCTCTGCAAAATTGTTGGTTTGGTGGCCACGCAGCAAACTTCCAGCCCTGTACATGatgctccattccttcctcctctcgatCATTGTCGTCAGGTATCTGCCAATACTGGATAATATTACATCTTATCTACGACGCCTTGCTCCACCAGGAAGCTGTCATGGCAGAAGCATCTACATATAACTTTATCAAAGCATTTCACTAATACAGTGCAACTTTGCCATAAAAAGTTCAAATATATAGAATAAAGTGCAAGGGCTCGGATATGCAAAAGTCTATCTATGCATATATCTATAAACCGGGCACATTTCTCCCTTAGTGGAGGGTAGTCGAGACAAGGCGTctccacacacatgcacactcactcactaacaGGAACTCCTCTTATCTCAACCTTTATGCCtctaggggagagagaagggatccCACTCACACAGCAGAGCTCCAGAGTCAGCTTTGCCCTACCATACGGATGGTAATATTCGCAACAGGGCCCGACAGCAGAGCCGGTTTACCCCTACTACATCATGAgtgatcccttccctttcccggaGAAGTAACTGCATAAAATACAATTAAGACTGCATTGCATTTCACAAATAATTAGCTCAACAGTTTCAGAAGCAggcaaaataacaaagaaaaaggcAGGCAATCCACCACCAGATTGGAATCATACTGTAATGAATATCTTACAATTATATATTCCATGACAGTAATTACCAATTGTCATGTCACCAATCCCAGTAGTTTCTTCTCCCAGGAACTTCTTCTTTAGTGTGAGGAAAATGAACACCATATCAATAAGAGAACAGTTCACATTACTTATATTCCTTAATGAAAAATCAATATCCATATAAATTTCATAAGTAGTACTAAACCTAAAAACAGTATTCTATATATTATGTAAGTAAAGGCAAATATATCACTGTGATATATGGGTACCGTACTAATTTAGATGAAAACCTATCACAAACTTATAATTACCTGGTATATTTCTCATACCGCTTGCCCTCTGGTGTCTGATATAAGGCATCCCAGTGATCAAAAAACTGAGCTTCAGAGTCTGCATACACCAACTGCTTGGCTATGCTCATCAGCAGTGGGCGATGCTCTTTCTTGATCTTGTGGGACCCATCAAGTAGCCACTGAAATGCAATTAGTTTTTCTATCTTAGGTCTGCATGGGTTACCATTAATTTAAACAGTACATATATTAGAGAAATTATATCAAGATAATTGGTCCCAATTAGATACAGTACCTCTATACTTGTTGCAGAATGTGGAAAACACAAAGGAATTGTTCAGCTTCTGGCCAAACTGTTCTTAGTGCCTTCCTCATAGGGTCACTGCTGTCCGTGATAAAGACTTTTGGGTGACCTTGGCTGTAGAATGCCCTCTCACCAAGCACCTTCTTCAGTAAGAGGAAACCTGAAAGATAGAAATGTATCATCAGCTTTATATCAGCCTAAAATCACTGTAAATGTATTCTTGCTTGCCATAATGCACAGTATTTTCCATCACACAAACCCCATTTTCAATTTCACAGATTATTGAAGTCCACTAAGACTTTACCTTTGGTGTAACTTGTTTCCTCTTGTGATGATGTAAATATTACACCAAGAGGGAGAGCTCCTACAGGGCTGGCACAAAGAAGAGGTGTCAGTGCTGTGTTTATTTGGTCAACATGAGAAGTGGTATCAACAAACACAACTTCTCTAGATTCCCGAAACTCTTGATGAATCTTAGACATGAACTTTGTAGCCAAGACAATTCCTTTGTGGCATTTCTCTCCATGCAGACAAATGACTTTCTGATGGTAGATGCATAGCTGTGAATCTAATATTTTCTTGGCAGTAAagcatatattatttttcttctctaagatttctttccatttccatgCTTAATCTGGACTCCATACACTTGTCTTGAGATGCACATAACTGGGATCATTTCTAATAACAATATTTGTGTAGCCAGAATCTTCAAAGTCTAGGTCTAATTCTATGTTGCGTGTTGCACAAATTTCAGTACGAAGCCAGGAGGACTGAAGGAGGCATGTAAAGTTTGTTTACGAATAGCTTCCCTTCCAATGGTAAAGACGAGCGATGACGTTCGGGGATATGATTGGCTGCGAGAGCGAGGTATTGAGACAATGGGGGGATACAGCCTACCCTAGCCTACTGGCTAGGGTAGGTTGGCAGGCACTCTTGAAGCTTAAGGGGGAGATCCCCCTATGTTTAAGAAATAGCGCGAGTTTCTTCTAATTCACACAGTACATGCATAGCATTATGCTAATCATCATATCCATATTTGGTGTGGatatgactgaaaaaaaaaattatgaatttttttgtgttttttcaaaaattttggaATTCGTTTGGAATCGCCAATTCTTCACCAATTTTAATGTGATTTTTACAGTAATATCACATCATCTATGTTACCATATATCCGAACCGAAATTTTTGaaaatcttctttttttattcttttttatttatttttttttttactagtctAGACGTgaaaa
Coding sequences within:
- the LOC126984618 gene encoding uncharacterized protein LOC126984618, coding for MKYMISICRHVSVMLHWAEENQQNQPKVQFPGSSSNETGVQYVVDLKTGICECKIGQTGQACKHQIACSEAYLLQLPQIFSNTPENRQWLAGIVLGKENVPPLDFFADFKECPNKQENSSGPSCNHNEKTAVTTSTSHKTEKQEHSRSNSPAIPDEHSSNYVREGLELMQSTSTESVPQNDNSELVGNNVKPSRAGVEGINEMNSTLLELFSKYEDDVLAGLHKFIKKLKAVRTTSQLTSIFFKAVRTTSQLTSIFFNAASSGVGKTGAGRGKIPCQPTSVARRITGMPRGAAPFGKGRKREGLVL